One Argentina anserina chromosome 6, drPotAnse1.1, whole genome shotgun sequence genomic window, tggtcaccttgttcagttccctgtagtccacacacaacTGCAGAAAACCATATTTCTTTTTCACGAACAAAACTGGTGCTCCCCatggtgaaacactaggtctaataaACCCTTGATccaatagctcatcgatctgcaccttcaactccttaagttcgttttgccccattctatatggcacctttgacacaggtgccgtaccaggtactacatcaatgcagaaatcaactactcttcgaggaggtagccctggtatctcttggaatacCTCACTAAACTAATATACTACTACAATGTCTGCAatagttactttctgatccaccgattccacatgtgccaaaactcctgatctcatggcattatctgacttgaggcaacgataacgaaacactggctccccGGGTCTATGAAGggacaccaccatgtcaaaacaatcaatcactgcATGCtgcggtctcaaccaatcaattcccaagatcacatcataggtgtggtccggaatcacaatcaatgaagcagagaactccatacttccaatcacaatcggacaagccttgcagattgtctctaactcaagggacactccaaggggtgaagtgacacataaagcattcccaagaggtgtaggaatcaatcctagcatctctactaccgaactagcaataaatgaatgcgatgctcccgtatcaaacaatactctagcaaggtagtcaaaaagtgataatgtaccttccacccctgtgtctcgctgacccactgcaaacactctagcttggcccgctggtagctgtctctgcggccgttcctgtctgCCCTGAagaggtcgggtacaatctctagctatgtgtcccacttgcccgcacaGGTAGCAGCCTGCTCTTTTCGGGACGATGCCTGTTCGATAACCTCAAATCTTTTGTGTGTAAAATCACCTGTGCAAATGGCAGCTACATACAGTTACATTTTACAATAGCAAAAATGAATTGTGTAACTATAATACCAGTCGAAATGCAAGTAAAAATCTTggatttaaatattttataacTAGCAAGTCACATAAATTGTTCCATACCAACAAAATGTTTAAatgcaattaaaaaaaaagcagaAGATTATTCTAATCCTTTTGCACCTTGATTCTCATCTTTTTTAACTTGTTTGTCTTGATCGTTTGACAATCCATCCCTTTCCTCAAGCTTCCGGATATAGACTTTGAGATCCGCATTTTCTTTCTCgagttttttgtttgtttcaaCAATTATCTTCTGTGCGATATACATCATTTCCCAATCACTCTCTAGTTTCAGCAACTTCGCTTGCAGTTCCTCCTTCTCCGTGTTGTGGTTTTCATTCATCTTTCTAAGTTCTTCTGTATGTGAATCTTTTATCTTCACAAATTCCTCTTCATGCGAATCTGTTGTCTTTGACTTCTCCGCGTCATCATCCTCATTCAAGCGATCTTCCGCCACATCGAGAAACATTTTTTGAAAAGATTAAATCACATAGTTATTGAACAAGTTACAAAATATCAATACGAGTTTCACAGTTACATACACAGTTACTTTAAACTCATATAGTTACCTATCCAGGTACTCACAATTACTTATCTAATCGCGCATACAGATACCTATCCAGTTACTCACAATCCAATTATTCACCTAGTTAAGGAAATATATCCTTTGAAATGACTTTTCAAAGTCAATCACACATTTAGTCAACTAGCTACATGCTATCAACACAGTTAACCATCAAGCTACACGCACAATTATATTACATACAGACAGTTACACAACCAGTTACTTATGCAGTCACCAAATGTGAAGGATATGAGAGCACACTTACAGCCACATCTTTCAAGTTGCAATTTTTCAGCTTTTTCCGGAGCTCTTCAAGATCCCATCTCTTGATCAGTAGCTTCTCAACATCCATACCAGGCATTGTTGGCACATTACCGCTCTTCATGCAAAACCAGTACTGGTATGGAAAATCAAGTACACTCAAATAGTTACGGAACAAGTTACATGATACACTGACACAGTTACCCATCAAGTTACTCAAAGAGATTGGTCATAATTCTTAAAATCAGTAATGGTACTTGAGATAAAGAGAGCTTACCAAGAAGAGTTGAATACAACCACCAATGTATTTAATTTCAGATGTGGATCGTTTGAGTTGTGTCATACGTCCTTTCAAATAATGAGTAACTTCCCTCGCCCAACATATGTTCTTCAACTCATCCAAGTTCTCCACAGCCCTTACATAGTCCCATGGAATGTCTCCCTTGACATTGGGCCTTAAGAACTTAATCAACATGTCTAGGATCATGAGGCGTGCTACATTTTCGTCCCTTCTCTCAACCTCTTCTTCAGTTTTCGGATTTTTTTTACACTACTCCTGTATCTTTTTAAGCACCAGGCCCTTGCCACATCCTTTTTTTCACCAAAGAAAATCTTTGTAAAGTCAGACTCTTCACTCACCTTTGCGACAACATAGGACCCATCAAGGTTGAGTCCTAATATATTTGCTGTGTCTGCATCAGTAAGACGGTAGGTCTTTCCTCCAAATACAAAAcattcattcttttcatcatAGCATTCTGCCAGCATTCCAACTTGCAGATTTGATTTGCTGCTCCCCTTCACAAACCCCTGCTCTATCGCTCGAAAAAGCCTCCCAAATGGAGTATCATCCAGTAGCTTCATTGCGCCTTCGGGTACAGAGTCGTATTCATTTATGGAAGGGAGACACAGTTACTTAATAAGTTACATGATATGCAGACACAGTTACTAATCTAGTTACTTTACACTCATATAGTTACTCAAACAGTTACATGATACGCAGATGCAGTTACTCACACAGTTACATATCCAGTTACTCACATAGTTACTTTACATATTTTCTAAAATGAACTATTTAGGGTCAATCACATAGTTTCTTAACAAGTTACATGATACACTGACACAGTTACACATCAAGTTACATGCACAGTTACTTTGCATTCATACAGTTACCCATTAAATTATTACAAGCAGTTACAAGGTTGAGCACTAACTTTATTGTCGTTTCCTTTCTCAGCTCTACTACTACTAGCCTTCCTTGTTTTATTTGTTTCCTATAAAACTCAAAACCAGATTATAGTTAGATGATTAATACACTAACAGTTACCTATCAATTTATTCCATCAGTTACAATGATAGTTACCTCTCGGTCTCTTCCTTTCCTCATCTCTTTTTTTTGCATCTTGGTTGGCTTTGGATGAGCAATAGTCTTCTTTGTTGTTGCCCTTGCTTTATTTGTTGCCTGtaaatgtttaaagtgaatcATAGTTGGATGATAAGTACACTAACAATTACATTACCCAAGCATAGTACTTATGCTAACAATTTTTATAAGTGTAAAATGAATGTACAATGACTGTTACCTccttctgtttttcttttcttgtgtcTTTTGTTTGCCTCTTCACTACTGCATTGTGATCTCTATCATCATTTGCATCGTCATCGTCATTGCTActaacttcttttctttttctattgcCTACTTTTGGGGCCATGTTTTTCTGCATAtatgagaaaaagagagattgATGTAACCTGATATGTATGCAGACATACACAAGGCTAAGTGAATATTTATGAAATAGTAATCACACAGTTACTTAGAGAGTTACCCAATACCAAATAGTTAGCTCAAAGATACAAGCACATATACTAAGATAGTTACCTAATAATGGTTCCATCCATATGTACACAGAGAAAAATCATACTAAAAACTACAACTAGTAACATTCTCACCTTTGTCTTCTTTGAACCAAAATCCTCAGAATTGTCGTTTGCCTCTTTTGAAGGATTATACTCTGAATCACCTTCATTAGTCACAAGATTACAATCATTCCTCGCCTTTGTATGTAGCTCATAATTTATATCTGATTATGACCTCAAGGCGTCTGATTTTGATTGTTCGGATGTTGTTTCTTGGCGTGAGCTATCGGAGCTTTTCGCTATTCTTGGATTCCTACTACACAAAGCAAGGCCCTAAATTCACTTCCACAGTTACTTACACAGTTATGTGCATGAACAATTATGAAATCAAATCGATACTGTATAACAATAATTTCAGTTATTTGCATAGTTACTTACACAGTtacgtatatgaaaaattagttacctaaaaataaattcaaatgTTCAAAACACACCAAAAGGAGACTATAGCATTAAAGCATGGCCCATTCATCATACTCACAGAAAAATCGAATTCAACGCAAGCATAGAGTAATCAACCGAGTATAATCACAATTTCATGTAACAACAACTTTCCCAAGCCTAACTAACTGATATCAAACATAGAGATTCAAATCCATAGGAGGAAGATAAGTTCATAttcaaatgaagaagaaaaatccgTCTGGAATAGTGATTCAAGGTTGTGTTACCCAGATAAATAGTTACCCAAATAGAGATTATAGTGTGTTTAAGCATTCAGATTCAAGTCTACCTCACCTTTGAGAGTGGAGAATAGGCGCCGCAGTGGACGAcgggagagagagatgaacTTCGTCGGCAAATCTGATCCGGGCGCCGGTGTTTGTCTCGGtttggggagagagagagagagagagagagagagagagagagagagagagagagtgaaaaCTGATATTGCTAACTTAAATTTCCAATGTGCGTATAAGCATCGGCTTTTACAACTGTGGTGTTCCATCGAGCAGAGCTGATATATGTCTCTGCTACAACAATAATGTATCTCTGTTTTAATATTACAAATTGTTATTCTAATCATAGGATCATCTTATAAATACCTGAAAACTACCAACACACAAAACACACAAAGGAACATGTACAGATAAAAAGCTGCAAATCGATAAACTCCAAATCCTGATGAAATTGTCAATCCTTGGCAATAAATGTCCAAGACGTGCAGACAACAGTTTGCTGCAATGATCTAGTTGGACCTTTATATGGTCTCTAATTCATCAGATCTTCCAGGGTGGAATTGGGAAAGTTATCAAGTTGAGTCTGTTCCAGTAACTTCCTGGAACCAAAATCCACTAGTACTAAAGCAGCTGAACGTATTTGCAAATCATACTATTCAAGGGCCTTGCTCCAGTTTTCCTCAGGTAATGATTTGAGAAGTTAACTTTTAATGCCACCACAAAAAAACCAGAAACAAAGTACACTAATGTAAGATTATAGTCATGTGCTGATTCCAAGCTGAAAAGAGTAAATAAATAGATATCAAGCATAACAATGTCTAGCAAGATACCAATAGACCTAATGCAAGGTCTTTACTTGTAAATGTTTTTTTAAACGACTTATACCAGACAAGTCAAATTTCAGTTCAAATTTATTTGAAATATTCTCAGTTTGGAATACTTCAATGCTCTCCCTTATTCCCTTAAAAAATATAGGCTGCACCGGTAAATGGAGTCATCTTCCCCTAACTCTTAATTGTTAAATTTAACACTTACTTGCTCAGTTGTGTTTTCGTATACATCATTTGGTCAATGGAAATTTATTTTGCTTCACTAGGAGCAGATAAGTGCTGATGCACACTGTCATTAGGAGCAGAAGACGCAAACCAATACAGATCTGAAGGTAATTATACCATGGGTCAATTTAACCTAGCATTATGGTAGGTTGCCACAAAATTACCATGATCATTTCTCATCATATAAGTCATTTATGCATCACTTCAATTACTACAGTCAAAAAAATCTATCTCTGAACTCATATTGATTCAAATGGCCTAAGTGTGAAGTATTAACCATCTATGTGTGCAGGAAGTAATGAATTAActcaggaagaagaaaaggaaaaaatgtaTTTTCTACCTTGTGTGACTGTATAATCCATATAAGCTGTCAGGCTCATTGATCTGAGTACTTCCTGCAACATGTAATTCAATGTGGCGTGGCAACTGCAAAGCAGATgtttaagaaaaagaaaaggataaGTAAAAACCAGGCAGTTAAAAGAACCATTATATTCACAAAGCTGATAAGAAACCAAAATGCTGCAAATAATTTTTCACACGTGACTGAAGATAGATCATGCAGCCTGATGATAACTTAGTTATACATGAGCTTACTAAAAAATAATAAGccataaagaaaaaaactagTCATTTCGATGTGGGAGAAATTGGGGCTACCCAGTGTGACGCTATTGGGAGGTGCTCTTCCCACCAATGCTCCACGTACATCACATCAGTAAAGTATGAGCCACAAACATAAAAAACTTGCACATTCTTGTCAAGCAAATTTACATGCGTGTACCAGCTAAAGAAGGTCAAGAGTACTTATCAGACAAACGAAAGAAGTATGAAATTTTTGGAACTCACAACTGCAACAAGATAATCAATAGAAAGGCAATCAAAGGCTGAGTTTGGTACACTGATAGGATAGGATTAGATTTCAAATCCCGCCAAGATTTGACTAGATTGGGTTTGAGATATCCAACTCCTGCTCCTATCCTACGTTTGGTGGGCAATTACATATGCTGATTCGATAagcaaataacaaaaaatttaatcatttttctttcttattatcAACTTCCTTTTTCATTcacttttcaaatttcaagcactcataatatttgataaaactcttttaaaaaaattgataaaactaaatataaaaacaatcataagctaaaatttaaaatgaaaatatatttcttgaatgaataaaaaaaatagcatacaaaaattgaaaatttccaAAAGGAGTGTCCAGGGCTAGTTTCCAAAATAGCatacaaatatatttctttgttAAGGCTCTTTTGAGCCTCGCttgtaaccaaaaaaacatattaataAATATCTCCAAAATACAATTATAAGatttaagattgaattattaaatttaaacattttttaaaatgattgttgtatgaataacaaatatattctttctcaaaaaataataaataataatatatatgtagcaTTACAAACTCCATCTTTTCTACTTCATCTAGAGCCAAGAAAAGCCCAGCAGAAATGTGTGTGTCTAAACATGGCTGTTGGTATCCATATACAGCCTCTCCCACATATTTCAAAGAATATAATAACTGGTACATGAACCATAACAGAGAGAAGAACAAACAACAAGATCATGCAACACTAGGACAGAGACACTCCCATTGTGATGCAGTGAAGAAGCAGATACATTACAAAATATTGCCTCTGATTCTCAAGCAATTACCTTAGCAAGCATGGTTTTTCTATTACTAGGTAGACCAAACAGAAGCAGAcctgaaagagaaaaaaaaatttatcataAAAAGTTCTAAGTTATTTCCATTTTATTAGTGAATTTGAAAATATCACAAACACATTACCTAGAGCTGGCCTTCTACATCCAGTGAACAGTTTT contains:
- the LOC126796982 gene encoding uncharacterized protein LOC126796982, which translates into the protein MAPKVGNRKRKEVSSNDDDDANDDRDHNAVVKRQTKDTRKEKQKEATNKARATTKKTIAHPKPTKMQKKEMRKGRDREETNKTRKASSSRAEKGNDNKCIM